GAGAACGTTTACGGAAAAACTGATATGCAGAAAGACCGTATTTATGGTCATCAGATACCAAAGAGACATTCCCATCAACGACACTCTCCCATGCATTACCGTTAATAGCGGTAAAATTAGTAGCAGCTCGAAACGAATTGTTTACAGGATCTTTTGTTATAATATTAATTGTACCGGCAACTGCATTAGACCCGAATAAAGCCGATCCGCCTCCACGTACAATTTCAACCCGATCGATCATATTTGTCGGTAACTGTTCCAAACCATACACTCCCGCCAAAGCGCTTAATACAGGTCGACTATCTATCAGGATTTGAGAATAGGGTCCATCAAGTCCATTTATACGTACTTGCGAGAAACCGCAATTCTGACAATCGGTCTCAACCCTTAAACCCGACTGAAAATTTAATGCCTTTGACAGATCACAGGAATTAACGGTTTCAAACGTTTTCATGTTTAATACATTTACAATAACAGGTGCATCTTTTCGGTTAGTTTCATTCCGGTTTGCCGATACGACAACTTCGGGTGTTTGAAATACCTGAGTATCAAGCATCAGCTCCAGATCGGGGCTTTTCCCATTTTTTACTTCAATTGTTTTTACCAAAGGCAAATAACCTACCCCTGTCACTTTTACCTCATATCTACCGTCATGGGGAACGTTAGCTAAGAATTCTCCCTTTTCATCACTCATATAACTCAGATTATAACTGTGCTCAAATCGGTGACGGTGTCCCGGTACCGATTCGAATTTATTTCCTGATAGCTCCTCGATATAAACCGATATATAAGGAAGACTTTCCCCTGTCTTTTTATCTTTTATTACCCCTTTAAATGAATAATTTACCGGATTTACGGCCATAGCGGTCAGGTATATAAAAACACATACGATGACCGATAATATTCTTTTCATAATAATTCTCGATTAAAAATATATCTATACAGAAACATTTTCCGATAATTCTACACCGGAAACACATTAATACATACTATCCTTTTCCCGTCAATCACAAAAAGAAAGGATAACAATAAGATTTATGAAAAAAATACGGGAGGCCCTCGAGGAGATAAGCTAAAAAAATAAATCGAAATCAAGTACACAAAATCCGGCAGATATAATCTATCAAAACAAGTTACCGGACAAAAAATATCGATGTAAGGTTGAGGCGAAGTAGTAAGTATCTGAGATAACGACTGGAAAAAATAAAATGTGTTACCTGTATGATGATGTACCGCCCCCGGATTACTGTGTGCATGTAAGACAATCGTTCCATCGATAACGTGCGCATGAGTATACATCGTTATCAATGTCAAATAAGCGGCAAATATGCTCAGCAGGAAAAATGCAAGTATATTATGTCGATAATTTTTTTTCATTGTCGAAACAAAGTTAAAAAATTATTTTTATCAAGTCTAAATAACTACATTTTTTAATATAAAATAATAACAACTTATATTAAATAATAATTTAGCCAAACAGGCCGATATGCACGAATTTTTTATTGATATTTCTCTTAATAAGTTTTATTCTTCGAGAACATACGGCATTATAATATCACGCCACAGTAAATACCCTTTTCCCAACAAATGCAAGCCATCATTAGTATAAGCCGGATTCATTTTTTCAGAGTTTTCTTCTACAAAAAAACTATATAGATCGATATATCTTATACCTTCTTTTTCGGTCAACTGTTTTAACCTATCATTTATTAGTTTCACATCTTTCCAATGTGCCGTATGGTCTTTAAACATCCCATAACAATCATTTACCGGCAAAATACTTTGAAGATAAATAACTGTCGAAGGCGATTCCTCCTTTATTTTACCGACAATCATTCCTATACGATATACAATTGTATCGGAAGAAACTCCTTTTGATAAATCATTGGTTCCTATTAATATAAAAATTTTCGAAGGTTTACCTTTAAGAACCGGCATAAGACGATCATACACCCCTAAACAAACATCTCCGCTTATTCCCCTGTTTTTTATTCGTTTATTATCAAAAAGTTCACTCCATTCACAACCATTTATAATGCTGTTACCGATAAAAACTATATCATCAGCAGTTATCGGAAGAGCTTCGAACAAAGTAACTCTTTGCTGATAAAAAGTAGAATATTTCCGTCCTTGTGCAATTAAAGGGAAAGCTAATACACATCCCAATAAAATAAAAATATACTTTTTCATTATATCATTTATTAATTAATTTTCTATTGTAATTCCCCCCCTTACAAAGTAAATCCGGAAATCCCTTGAAAGAAAATCCCCCAAAACGCTATTCATAAATTATTCTAAACCATTTATCACTATGGTTCTAGAAATCACTTAAATCTATATGCAATATTTATTTAATACCCGGGAATAATTCCTTTTTAAGATAACGTGTTGTATAAGTATCTTTTTTCTTACAAATATCTTCGGGCGTTCCTGTTACCAAAACCTCACCTCCTGCCTGACCCCCTTCAGGCCCCATATCGATAATATAATCGGCACTTTTTATAACATCGAGATTATGTTCGATAACCAATACCGTATTCCCCTTATCAACCAATCGATTTAACACGCCTAACAACACTCGAATATCTTCGAAATGAAGCCCCGTAGTAGGCTCATCTAAAATATAAAGAGTTTTCCCGGTATCTTTTTTCGACAATTCTGTGGCCAGTTTCACCCGTTGACTTTCACCACCAGACAAAGTCGTAGAGGGTTGCCCCAGTTTTATATAACCGAGTCCGACATCCTGAAGTACTTTTATTTTATTCAGAATCGAAGGGATACTTTCAAAAAATTCTACTGCCTGATTGATTGTCATATCCAATACATCGGCAATCGATTTACCTTTAAAACGTACCTCGAGAGTTTCCCGGTTATATCGTTTACCATGGCATTCTTCACAAGGAACCAGTACGTCGGGCAAGAAATTCATTTCGATATTTTTATACCCGTTCCCGCCGCAAACTTCACACCGTCCACCAGGCACATTAAAAGAAAAACGTCCTGGTTTATATCCTCGTATCTTGGCTTCGGGCAAATCGACAAAAACATTTCGAATATCAGAAAAGACTCCTGTATAGGTAGCCGGATTAGACCGGGGTGTACGTCCCAGCGGCGACTGATCTACATTTACAATCTTGTCGATATTTTCAATTCCTTTGATAGAATCATAGGGCAACGGATCTTTAATCGACCGATAGAATTGTTTACTTATAATAGGCTGTAAAGTCTCATTAATAAGACTCGACTTACCACTGCCCGAAACACCCGTAACACATATAAAACGTCCCAAAGGAAATTTTACAGTTACATTTTTCAGATTATTTCCCTTTGCACCTTTCAAGACGATCTCTTTCCCGTTACCTGTCCTGCGCTTTTGGGGTATGGCAATCTCCTGTTTCCCGTTGAGATAAGCAGCTGTAAGAGTATCCGACTTTAACATTTCAGAGGGTGTTCCCGCAAAAACGACATCTCCTCCCAGACGTCCCGCACGAGGACCGAGATCGATTACATAATCGGCCTCGAGCATCATTTCCTTATCATGTTCGACTACAATAATCGAATTTCCCGTATCCCGGAGTTGTTTCAAAGAACGAATCAGCCGAGTATTATCCCGCTGGTGCAATCCTATACTGGGCTCATCGAGAATATATAACACGTTTACAAGCTGCGAACCGATCTGAGTAGCCAAACGAATGCGTTGACTCTCTCCTCCCGAAAGTGTTGAAGAAGCTCTGTTAAGACTCAAATATTCGAGGCCTACATCGATTAGGAATTTCAATCGCGTACGTATTTCTTTCAATATTTCATGCGCAATTTGTGCCTGCTTTAAAGACATATAGTTTTCTACGCCATCGAGCCATTTATTAAGGTCAGAAATATCCATCGAGGATAATTCGGCAATATTTTTACCGTTGATACGATAATGCAGGGCTTCTTTATTAATACGTTGGCCTTTACATTCGGGGCACACTACGGTTTTTACAAATTGTCCGGCCCACTTCTGAGCCTGAGAAGAAGCATCACTTTGCTGTTGCATCTCGATATACCGGATCAGTCCTCCAAAAGAAAGGCTATAATTGGAACTGCCCAAAGCCTCGTTTTTTATACGAAGACGTTCATCGGTTCCGTTCAGAATATCATCGAGGGCTTCATCAGGAACTTCCTTAAGCGGAGTCTTCAGTGTAACCCCATATTTCTCGCAAATAGCTTCGATTTGCCAAAATATCATTGAATTTTTATACTTTCCTAAAGGAACGATTCCGCCTTGATAAATCGAAAGAGAATCATTCGGAATAATTTTTTCTCTATCGATAATATTTACTAAACCTAACCCTTTACAACGCGGACAAGCTCCCTGGGGCGAATTAAAAGAAAAATTATGAGGTGCCGGTTCACTATAAGACAGACCGGTACCGGGATCCATCAATGTACGGCTATAATGGCGTAACTCTCCCGTATCGGCATCGAGAACCATAATAAGTCCGTCTCCTTGTTTCATGGCAATGCGTACACTTTCCTTCAACCGACGCTCGTCTTTTTCAGAAATAATAAGTTTATCCACAACCAACTCGACACTGTGATTTTTATAACGGTCGAGTTTCATTCCGTGCAGTATTTCCCGCAATTCACCATCTACCCGTACGGTCAGATAGCCCTTCTTTCTTACCTGTTCGAAAAGTTCCTTATAATGCCCTTTTCGATTTCTTACTAAAGGAGAAAGTATATATGTTTTACGCCCCTTGTAACGATCGAGAATAAGCTCGAGAATCTGTTCTTCGGTATACTTTACCATTTTTTCGCCCGACAAATAAGAATAAGCCTCTCCTGCCCGGGCATATAACAACCGTAAAAAATCATAAATCTCAGTTGTCGTGCCCACTGTCGAACGGGGATTCTTATTCGTCGTTTTCTGCTCGATAGAGATAACCGGACTGAGTCCGGTTATTTTATCGACATCGGGGCGTTCCATATTTCCCAGGAAATTACGGGCATACGAAGAGAAAGTCTCTATATAGCGTCGCTGACCTTCGGCAAAAATCGTATCGAATGCTAATGAAGATTTTCCGCTGCCGCTTAATCCGGTAATAATCGTAAAACTATTACGGGGAATTTCTACATCGATATTCTTAAGATTGTGCACCCGGGCACCATACACCTCTATTTTATCATCATTTTGCATTGTACAAAAAATAAAGTAACAAGATATATATCCACTATATCTGTAAAATAATCAATCTACCGTCCAATTCTTTTGATAAACATTGAACTTTCGGGTACTATAATAAAGATCTTCCTTTAAAGGAATAGATATGCGATATTCTTTTCCGCTTTTATTCGGTAAAGAATTTTTACGCAACCAAAGATTCATCTCTTTCAATTGCGAATAGCTTATACCGTTATCTTTAGCAAACTGCGCTAAATCTTCGATCGGTTGATTTACGATCACTTCCTTTTTACGTATCGGATGGTATAATTGATGCTTCTTTACAGCAAATCCATATCGATAAGGAGCAGAAAGAACAGCTTTCATAGCCATCGTTCTGAATACATACCGAGATGTTTCACTATTTAACCATAAATCGAACGAATGTTCTTCCAGTTGTTTTGCCAATTCGGTAGAAATACGTCCCATTCCCGCATTATAAGCCGCAGCGACAGTCGTCCAACTACCATATTTCCCATAAGCTTCCTTCAAATAACGGCAAGCCGCCTCTGTAGATTTCTCGATATTAAATCTTTCATCTACATAATCGTTCACCTCGAGACCATATTGTTTGGCTGTTTCCGGCAAAAGTTGCCATAAGCCGGCAGCCCGGGCTCCCGATACCGCTCTGGGATCGAGATAACTCTCTATAACGGCCATGTACAAAAAATCTTCGGGGATTCCGTTCCTTCGAAGAATTGGTTCCAATATAGGAAAATAACGATTGGCGCGCTTCAATATCAACAACGTATTGGAATGCATATAACAAAAACTGGTAAGTTCCCTGTCATAACGTTCGTGCATATCGAAACGATCGAGATCGATCTTTTCACCACAAAACTCTACCGACTTCGGGAAATCGGGAACGACTGAAAATAAATTTACAAGAGGGGGTTCCGCTTCGGAACCTGCACGATAAGATGAAGTCAGTGCAAAAATACTCAATGCCGTTACAACCGCTGTCACACCGACCTGCCAATATATTTTTCTCATTTTATTTTTTCTAATCTTTTGCTCTCAAGATGTTAATATTTCCCTTCAAATTGTGTTTTCGGTTATCAGCACCTTTTGCTTCTATTACATAAAAATATACACCGGGATCTACCAATTTCCCGTGGTATTTTCCATCCCATCCCTGAGCAGGATCTTCGAAATGGAACAATTCCACTCCCCACCGGTTAAATATCCAGCATTTAAAACTCACTATCGATTTATAAGCAACCTTCCATTCGTCATTCACCCCTGGTGTAGTTCCCGGGGAAAAAATGTTGGGAGCTTCGAGCCGGGATTCACCCACTGTAATCTGAAAAACATCTGAAGAATCACGACAAGCTCCATTACTCACCATTAAACGTACATAAGTCGTTCCCTCCTGATTAAACGTATAATGAAACTCATCGGAATTATAATAATGAGCATCTATTGTAATAAAATCTTTATCTTTTGAAAATTGCCAATCACTGTGAGTAACAACATCATTATAATAAGCGTAAAAAGTCATTTCAACGGGAGCAGATCCTCCAAATGTTCCGTCGGTAGGTTGCTCTCTATCCCATTCGTTCTTGTTGTCCCGCGTATATTGCTCTGCAATCCCTTTACATACAGGTGCAGGTGAATCATATTCTGCAGAAACAACTTTCTCGGTCATTCCCCACGAAGTCAAAAACTGGTCTCCCGAAAGAGTAAACGTCGTTATTGCATATGGGGCTTGTATTTCTACAGCCGGCAATAATCCGCTATTCATTTCTTCCTTCACGGGAATTTCAGCAAATAGCTTGTCGGCATCATTCCATTCGAGTGTATTATAATCGATAGTAAAAATCCGATGAATACCTTTATATCTTCCACTTACCGAATAAAAAGGAAGATCGTCTCCCGTACCGTCAATCAACAAACGAACCGACGAACACGGATCGGACAACCCCTGTTCGGCATTAATCGAACGAAGGGTTAATGGATAATCGAGATAATTAATCAACCAAATATAAACCGAACGACCGTCTTGCATAATTTCATATCCGCAATCACCAGAAGCACCCGTTAGACGCGGATCGGTTATACCGTCGATCAGAACTTTATCATCTAATCCTGTGCGACCGAAACGATACCAGGTGACCGGTGACGAAGAGGAAGTATCGAATATAATCTCAGCCTTTTCCGATCCCGAAGCCTGGTAAACGACATATACTCCCTCTAACCCCATAGAACTCAAACCTTCGGTAAACCGATATGCCGGTAGGCCTCCACAACTTACCTCTACATTTTGCGAAAAAAGAGGTAACACTACCGACAGATACAGAAATAGGAAAGTAAATCGTTTCATCGTAAAAATATTCCGGTAAAATTTATCTTGGTAAAGATAGTTCATTTCAAAGAAGTAAGAAATAAAAAAAATAAAAATAGTGTGGAATTATCAGATATAAGCTGCAATCGTTTTCGGGATCGTTTTAAGAGAATAGAGATAGCATTGTGCTGTACAATTTTTTTTATACCTTTGCTTTTTTGAGTCTAATAATAGACAATATAATAAACGAATTAATATATGAAAATTGCCAGAATAGTCATTACCTTCTTTATATTATCCTTATGCATTTTCCTGCCTGTAACAGCTCAAAATCAGGAAAAACCACAGTTTTATAAATATACGGTAAACAGTGCAGAAGGTTTTTATTCGATATGTAAAAAATTCGACGTAACTCAAGAAGAAATTATCCAGTATAATCCGGAAGCTCGTAACGGTCTGAAAAGCGGGCAAGAGTTGCTCATCCCCATAAAAGGAATGAATAATACGGACGGTGTACAACAAAACCATATATTCAAACACAAAGATCAAACATTCAATCATACGATTGCTCCGGGAGAAACATTATATTCGATTTCCAAAATGTATAATGTCTCGACTCAAGATATTATTAAACTTAATCCGGAAAGCAATAAGGGAATAAAAGCAGGTGCCGTTTTACGTATCCCTCAAAGTAGCGGGATAACAACCTCGGATAAAAATGATGCATATATCTACCATACCATTTCACCTAAGGAAACTCTTTTTTCATTAGCCAGACAATATTCTACTTCTGTAGAAAATATTCTGAAAAGTAACCCAGGTCTATCGCCTGCAAACTTTTCAATCGGTAAAGTAATCCGACTCATTCCGGGTGCACAACCTACCGAAACAATTATAACAAAAGAAAATCAAACCCCTGAATATCAAATATATAAAGTTAAAAAGAAAGAAACACTTTATAGTATTGCTCAAAAATTTAAAGTTAAAGTAAGCGACATTGTCGAGATCAATCCGGGTATCGGAAAAATATCTCAAGGCGATGAATTGAAAATACCCGTAGCCGAAAAGAAATTATCAAAAGAAGAAATCGCGATAGAAGAAACTAATGTTATAAATCAGATATATTCAAAATTGAACAATAGTTCGCAAAAAGGTGAAATAAACGTTGCACTTTTACTCCCTTTTATGCTGAACGAAGAAAATACAAGTACAAAATCGGCCTTGTTTCTTGAATACTATCAAGGCTTTTTGCTGGCTGTAGACAGTTTGAAACAACAAGGTGCCAATATTAATATTTATACTTACGACACCCAGAATTCTCCTTATATAGTAAATAAAATACTCTCGACACCCGAGCTAAAAAATATCGATATGATTATCGGCCCGGTAAACGATTCTTCTTTGAAAAACGCAGCCGATTTTGCACAGAAAAATAATATCAATCTGGTTAACTCCTTTTCTTTGAAAAATGAAGATATAAACCATAATCCGTGGGTTTTTCAAACGAATATTCCGCATTCTTATTTATATGCCGAAACGATTAATGAGTTTATAAACCGTTTCGGCCGTAAAAAAATCGTATTCGTTTACACCGACAATGACGATAAAACCGAATTTACCAATATGCTGAAAGATGAGCTGAAAAGGCAATCGATTTCTTATTCAGAAATTCCAGCTACGATCGACCTAGAGAAAGAAATAGGGAAACATTACAGCGAAACAGATGATATTGTCGTCGTACCTTCGTGCGGAAGTCGCAGTACATTGGGTAAGGTCATCGTTCCACTGAATAAAGCGAGAGAAAACCATCCCGATATGAGAATTACTCTTTTCGGATATCCCGAATGGCAGACTTACACGAAAGACTATCTCGACAGTTATTATCATCTGAATACATATATCTTTACCCGTTTTTATGCACTCCCTACCGATAACAACGTAAAAAGTCTGAATCGGGCATTCCATTATTGGTATAATAAAGAAATGATAAATGCAAATCCCAAATACGGCTTACTCGGCTTCGATACCGGCATGTATTTTCTTACCGCTTTATACCGCTACGGTAAAAACTTCGGAAATAGCCTTCAGGATATTCAGTCGCAGAGTTTACAGACCGATTTCAATTTTCAACGACTAAATAACTGGAGTGGATTCATAAACAAAAATCTCTATTTTGTACGTTTTACACCCGCGTATACAATCGAAAAAATAACGATAAAGTAAGCGTAATATAAAATGAAAAAAAATCTTCTCGC
The window above is part of the Coprobacter tertius genome. Proteins encoded here:
- the uvrA gene encoding excinuclease ABC subunit UvrA: MQNDDKIEVYGARVHNLKNIDVEIPRNSFTIITGLSGSGKSSLAFDTIFAEGQRRYIETFSSYARNFLGNMERPDVDKITGLSPVISIEQKTTNKNPRSTVGTTTEIYDFLRLLYARAGEAYSYLSGEKMVKYTEEQILELILDRYKGRKTYILSPLVRNRKGHYKELFEQVRKKGYLTVRVDGELREILHGMKLDRYKNHSVELVVDKLIISEKDERRLKESVRIAMKQGDGLIMVLDADTGELRHYSRTLMDPGTGLSYSEPAPHNFSFNSPQGACPRCKGLGLVNIIDREKIIPNDSLSIYQGGIVPLGKYKNSMIFWQIEAICEKYGVTLKTPLKEVPDEALDDILNGTDERLRIKNEALGSSNYSLSFGGLIRYIEMQQQSDASSQAQKWAGQFVKTVVCPECKGQRINKEALHYRINGKNIAELSSMDISDLNKWLDGVENYMSLKQAQIAHEILKEIRTRLKFLIDVGLEYLSLNRASSTLSGGESQRIRLATQIGSQLVNVLYILDEPSIGLHQRDNTRLIRSLKQLRDTGNSIIVVEHDKEMMLEADYVIDLGPRAGRLGGDVVFAGTPSEMLKSDTLTAAYLNGKQEIAIPQKRRTGNGKEIVLKGAKGNNLKNVTVKFPLGRFICVTGVSGSGKSSLINETLQPIISKQFYRSIKDPLPYDSIKGIENIDKIVNVDQSPLGRTPRSNPATYTGVFSDIRNVFVDLPEAKIRGYKPGRFSFNVPGGRCEVCGGNGYKNIEMNFLPDVLVPCEECHGKRYNRETLEVRFKGKSIADVLDMTINQAVEFFESIPSILNKIKVLQDVGLGYIKLGQPSTTLSGGESQRVKLATELSKKDTGKTLYILDEPTTGLHFEDIRVLLGVLNRLVDKGNTVLVIEHNLDVIKSADYIIDMGPEGGQAGGEVLVTGTPEDICKKKDTYTTRYLKKELFPGIK
- a CDS encoding LysM peptidoglycan-binding domain-containing protein, with the translated sequence MKIARIVITFFILSLCIFLPVTAQNQEKPQFYKYTVNSAEGFYSICKKFDVTQEEIIQYNPEARNGLKSGQELLIPIKGMNNTDGVQQNHIFKHKDQTFNHTIAPGETLYSISKMYNVSTQDIIKLNPESNKGIKAGAVLRIPQSSGITTSDKNDAYIYHTISPKETLFSLARQYSTSVENILKSNPGLSPANFSIGKVIRLIPGAQPTETIITKENQTPEYQIYKVKKKETLYSIAQKFKVKVSDIVEINPGIGKISQGDELKIPVAEKKLSKEEIAIEETNVINQIYSKLNNSSQKGEINVALLLPFMLNEENTSTKSALFLEYYQGFLLAVDSLKQQGANINIYTYDTQNSPYIVNKILSTPELKNIDMIIGPVNDSSLKNAADFAQKNNINLVNSFSLKNEDINHNPWVFQTNIPHSYLYAETINEFINRFGRKKIVFVYTDNDDKTEFTNMLKDELKRQSISYSEIPATIDLEKEIGKHYSETDDIVVVPSCGSRSTLGKVIVPLNKARENHPDMRITLFGYPEWQTYTKDYLDSYYHLNTYIFTRFYALPTDNNVKSLNRAFHYWYNKEMINANPKYGLLGFDTGMYFLTALYRYGKNFGNSLQDIQSQSLQTDFNFQRLNNWSGFINKNLYFVRFTPAYTIEKITIK
- a CDS encoding gliding motility-associated C-terminal domain-containing protein; this encodes MKRFTFLFLYLSVVLPLFSQNVEVSCGGLPAYRFTEGLSSMGLEGVYVVYQASGSEKAEIIFDTSSSSPVTWYRFGRTGLDDKVLIDGITDPRLTGASGDCGYEIMQDGRSVYIWLINYLDYPLTLRSINAEQGLSDPCSSVRLLIDGTGDDLPFYSVSGRYKGIHRIFTIDYNTLEWNDADKLFAEIPVKEEMNSGLLPAVEIQAPYAITTFTLSGDQFLTSWGMTEKVVSAEYDSPAPVCKGIAEQYTRDNKNEWDREQPTDGTFGGSAPVEMTFYAYYNDVVTHSDWQFSKDKDFITIDAHYYNSDEFHYTFNQEGTTYVRLMVSNGACRDSSDVFQITVGESRLEAPNIFSPGTTPGVNDEWKVAYKSIVSFKCWIFNRWGVELFHFEDPAQGWDGKYHGKLVDPGVYFYVIEAKGADNRKHNLKGNINILRAKD
- a CDS encoding GDSL-type esterase/lipase family protein, which gives rise to MKKYIFILLGCVLAFPLIAQGRKYSTFYQQRVTLFEALPITADDIVFIGNSIINGCEWSELFDNKRIKNRGISGDVCLGVYDRLMPVLKGKPSKIFILIGTNDLSKGVSSDTIVYRIGMIVGKIKEESPSTVIYLQSILPVNDCYGMFKDHTAHWKDVKLINDRLKQLTEKEGIRYIDLYSFFVEENSEKMNPAYTNDGLHLLGKGYLLWRDIIMPYVLEE
- a CDS encoding lytic transglycosylase domain-containing protein, giving the protein MRKIYWQVGVTAVVTALSIFALTSSYRAGSEAEPPLVNLFSVVPDFPKSVEFCGEKIDLDRFDMHERYDRELTSFCYMHSNTLLILKRANRYFPILEPILRRNGIPEDFLYMAVIESYLDPRAVSGARAAGLWQLLPETAKQYGLEVNDYVDERFNIEKSTEAACRYLKEAYGKYGSWTTVAAAYNAGMGRISTELAKQLEEHSFDLWLNSETSRYVFRTMAMKAVLSAPYRYGFAVKKHQLYHPIRKKEVIVNQPIEDLAQFAKDNGISYSQLKEMNLWLRKNSLPNKSGKEYRISIPLKEDLYYSTRKFNVYQKNWTVD